From Flavobacterium arcticum, the proteins below share one genomic window:
- a CDS encoding NifU family protein, translating to MTTEEIRLSVERALDEIRPFLESDGGNISLIAIDEDKHVKVRLEGACVGCSVNQMTLKAGVETTIKKYVPQIETVVNIA from the coding sequence ATGACAACAGAAGAAATTAGACTAAGTGTAGAGAGGGCACTCGACGAGATTCGTCCTTTTCTTGAATCTGACGGGGGTAATATTTCATTAATAGCCATAGATGAAGACAAGCATGTAAAAGTACGTCTTGAAGGTGCTTGTGTGGGCTGTAGTGTAAATCAAATGACACTGAAAGCTGGAGTAGAAACAACGATTAAAAAGTATGTTCCGCAAATAGAGACAGTAGTAAATATAGCATAA
- a CDS encoding NAD(P)/FAD-dependent oxidoreductase, translated as MITTDILIIGAGPTGLFAVFEAGLLKLKCHIIDALPQQGGQLAELYPKKPIFDIPGYPSVMAGELVDNLMEQIKQFQPGFTLNERAETIDKLEDGTFIVTTNKGTKHHAKVVAIAGGLGSFEPRKPLIENIAFYEDKGVEYFVKDPELFRDKKIVIAGGGDSALDWSIFLADVASEVTLVHRRNEFRGALDSVEKVQELKKLGKINLITPAEVTGIIGEQHVEGLAITKHDETKIIATDYFIPLFGLTPKLGPIANWGLEIEKNAIKVNNALDYQTNIDGIYAIGDVNTYPGKLKLILCGFHEATLMCQSVYNRINPGKKYVLKYTTVSGVDGFDGTRKEAEKQVVKAIE; from the coding sequence ATGATTACAACAGATATACTTATAATAGGTGCGGGTCCTACAGGGCTTTTTGCCGTATTTGAAGCAGGATTATTAAAATTAAAATGTCACATTATAGATGCCTTACCGCAACAAGGAGGGCAGCTTGCAGAGTTATATCCTAAGAAACCTATATTTGATATACCAGGCTATCCATCTGTAATGGCGGGCGAACTTGTAGATAACCTTATGGAGCAAATAAAACAGTTCCAACCTGGTTTTACTCTTAACGAAAGAGCCGAGACTATAGATAAACTAGAAGATGGTACATTTATAGTTACAACAAATAAAGGAACTAAGCATCATGCTAAAGTAGTAGCTATTGCTGGAGGGTTAGGTAGTTTTGAGCCACGTAAACCATTAATAGAAAATATTGCTTTTTATGAAGATAAAGGAGTAGAATATTTTGTAAAAGACCCTGAACTTTTTAGAGATAAAAAAATTGTAATTGCAGGTGGTGGCGATTCGGCTTTAGACTGGAGTATTTTCTTGGCAGATGTTGCTTCAGAGGTAACTTTGGTGCATAGAAGAAATGAATTTAGAGGAGCATTAGATTCCGTAGAAAAAGTACAAGAATTAAAGAAATTAGGTAAAATAAACCTAATTACTCCTGCTGAGGTTACAGGTATTATAGGAGAGCAGCATGTAGAAGGTTTGGCTATAACAAAACACGATGAAACTAAAATTATAGCAACAGATTATTTTATACCACTGTTTGGACTTACTCCAAAACTAGGACCTATTGCAAACTGGGGTTTAGAGATAGAAAAAAATGCTATTAAAGTTAATAATGCACTAGATTACCAAACCAATATAGACGGTATATATGCCATAGGCGATGTTAATACTTACCCCGGTAAGTTAAAGCTAATTTTGTGTGGTTTTCATGAAGCTACCCTTATGTGTCAAAGCGTATATAATAGAATTAACCCAGGTAAAAAATATGTGCTTAAATATACTACGGTGAGTGGTGTAGATGGTTTTGATGGTACTCGTAAAGAAGCAGAAAAACAAGTAGTAAAAGCGATAGAATAA
- a CDS encoding Mrp/NBP35 family ATP-binding protein, producing the protein MKLDRKEILKALETITLAGEGKNMVESGAVRNVLTFGDEVVVELVMHNPAMHIRKRAEADIIKTIQDKISQEAKVKVNIKLETPEKPEIKGKGIPGISNVIAVSSGKGGVGKSTITANLAVTLAKMGFKVGVLDADIYGPSMPIMFDVERERPISVEIDGKSKMKPILSYGVQILSIGFFTTPEQAVIWRGPMASKALNQMIFDADWGELDFMLIDLPPGTGDIHLSIMQSLPITGAVVVSTPQAVALADAKKGVAMFRQDSINVPVLGIIENMAYFTPEELPDNKYYIFGKEGARNLAEDLDVPFLGEMPLVQSIREAGDYGRPAALQTATPLETAFEELARSVVQETVSRNDNLPPTEAIKITTMAGCSAVKKK; encoded by the coding sequence ATGAAACTCGATAGAAAAGAAATACTGAAAGCTCTTGAAACCATAACATTAGCTGGAGAAGGCAAAAACATGGTAGAGAGTGGAGCAGTACGTAATGTGCTTACCTTTGGTGACGAAGTCGTAGTAGAACTTGTAATGCATAATCCAGCGATGCATATTCGTAAACGTGCAGAAGCCGATATTATTAAAACTATACAAGATAAAATATCTCAAGAAGCAAAGGTTAAGGTAAATATTAAACTAGAAACTCCTGAGAAGCCAGAGATAAAAGGTAAAGGGATACCTGGTATAAGCAATGTAATTGCGGTATCATCTGGTAAAGGTGGTGTGGGTAAATCTACCATTACAGCAAACCTTGCCGTGACTCTTGCAAAAATGGGCTTTAAAGTTGGTGTACTCGATGCTGATATTTATGGACCATCTATGCCTATAATGTTTGATGTAGAAAGAGAACGACCTATATCGGTAGAGATAGATGGTAAATCTAAAATGAAACCAATATTAAGCTATGGCGTTCAAATACTTTCTATAGGCTTTTTTACTACGCCAGAGCAGGCTGTTATATGGAGAGGTCCTATGGCATCTAAAGCATTAAATCAAATGATATTTGATGCAGACTGGGGTGAGCTTGACTTTATGTTGATAGACTTACCGCCAGGAACAGGAGATATTCACCTTTCTATAATGCAGTCGCTACCTATAACGGGTGCTGTAGTAGTAAGTACACCACAAGCTGTGGCACTTGCCGATGCTAAAAAAGGAGTGGCTATGTTCCGTCAAGATAGTATTAATGTACCAGTTCTAGGTATTATAGAAAATATGGCTTACTTTACACCTGAAGAGTTACCAGATAATAAGTATTATATATTTGGTAAAGAAGGAGCAAGGAACCTAGCCGAAGATTTAGATGTGCCTTTCCTTGGCGAAATGCCATTGGTACAAAGTATTCGTGAAGCAGGCGATTATGGTCGTCCGGCAGCATTGCAAACAGCAACACCACTTGAAACTGCTTTCGAAGAGTTAGCGCGTTCTGTAGTGCAAGAAACTGTAAGTAGGAATGATAACTTACCGCCTACAGAAGCGATTAAAATAACAACAATGGCTGGCTGCTCAGCAGTTAAAAAGAAATAA
- a CDS encoding 2Fe-2S iron-sulfur cluster-binding family protein, with the protein MAQDITVKITDREGVVHEVQAPTDMAMNVMELCRSYELAPEGTIGICGGMAMCASCQCYVLNDVALPEMEADEEAMLSEAFYVKPNSRLGCQVPITEALDGLEIELAPES; encoded by the coding sequence ATGGCACAAGATATAACTGTAAAAATAACTGATAGAGAAGGTGTGGTACACGAAGTACAGGCACCTACTGATATGGCTATGAATGTTATGGAGCTTTGTCGATCTTATGAACTAGCGCCCGAAGGTACTATAGGTATTTGTGGAGGTATGGCAATGTGTGCCTCCTGCCAATGTTATGTGCTAAATGATGTTGCTTTACCCGAGATGGAAGCAGATGAAGAGGCAATGCTATCTGAGGCTTTTTATGTAAAGCCGAATAGCCGTTTAGGTTGCCAGGTTCCTATAACTGAGGCACTAGATGGACTTGAAATAGAACTCGCTCCAGAATCATAA